Proteins encoded within one genomic window of Petrotoga sp. 9PWA.NaAc.5.4:
- the dnaX gene encoding DNA polymerase III subunit gamma/tau, with amino-acid sequence MNSNLYRKYRPMTFDEIIGQSHIVRYFSNAIKKDEVSHAYIFSGPRGTGKTTTARILAKVLNCENPKGYNPCNECENCVSINKNSFMDVIELDAASNRGIDEIRNIRESTNYRPAYGKYKVYIIDEFHMLTKEAFNALLKTLEEPPSRVIFVLATTNLEKVPETIISRSQLLNFKNLTPKDILMGLKRIAKLENIEYEIKALETISKKAKGSMRDAISMFEQVEKFGESKITVEDITDILGIFDESFITQFIDVVSSYNVDEFLHLSQELFNIGKDPEVLIEESVEYLFEHFQERKDPTKDIYLMKMFNDLSKQLKYSENKRIVFDVELMNYMNQNRKENNVEAKKVPYRSNEGERKFDNPIISKVLDFFSAPREKKANLAIYFSLLASQIQLKENRVNFDFTQEHKLEYEILRKYIDELKVNISLLIDDAYEVTISFSGENPEIYKVYEESPKYKEKPLF; translated from the coding sequence ATGAATAGTAACCTATATAGAAAATATAGGCCCATGACATTCGATGAAATAATAGGTCAATCCCATATTGTAAGATATTTTAGTAATGCCATAAAAAAAGATGAAGTTTCTCACGCTTATATATTTTCAGGTCCAAGAGGTACTGGCAAAACTACAACAGCGAGAATTTTGGCTAAAGTATTAAATTGTGAAAATCCTAAAGGATATAACCCTTGTAATGAATGTGAAAATTGCGTTTCTATAAACAAAAACAGTTTTATGGATGTAATTGAGTTAGATGCTGCTTCAAATAGAGGCATAGACGAAATAAGAAATATTAGAGAATCAACCAACTATCGACCGGCCTATGGAAAATACAAAGTTTATATAATAGATGAATTTCATATGTTAACTAAAGAAGCTTTCAATGCCCTTTTAAAAACGTTAGAGGAACCTCCTTCACGCGTTATATTTGTTCTTGCTACCACTAATTTGGAAAAAGTACCTGAGACAATTATATCAAGATCTCAGCTCTTAAATTTTAAAAACTTAACTCCCAAAGATATTCTAATGGGTTTAAAAAGAATTGCAAAATTAGAAAACATAGAATATGAAATAAAAGCATTAGAAACCATTTCTAAAAAAGCCAAAGGAAGTATGAGAGATGCTATTTCAATGTTCGAACAAGTAGAAAAATTTGGTGAAAGTAAAATTACTGTTGAAGATATAACAGATATTTTGGGAATCTTTGATGAAAGTTTTATTACTCAGTTTATTGATGTTGTCAGCTCATATAATGTTGATGAATTTTTACATTTATCTCAAGAACTTTTTAATATAGGGAAAGATCCAGAAGTCTTAATAGAAGAATCTGTAGAATATCTATTCGAACACTTTCAAGAAAGAAAAGATCCTACAAAAGATATTTACTTGATGAAAATGTTCAACGATCTCTCCAAACAATTAAAATACAGTGAAAATAAAAGAATAGTATTTGATGTAGAACTGATGAATTATATGAACCAAAATAGAAAAGAAAATAATGTCGAAGCTAAAAAAGTTCCTTATCGTTCTAATGAAGGTGAACGAAAATTTGACAATCCTATAATATCAAAGGTTCTAGATTTTTTTAGCGCTCCTCGTGAAAAGAAGGCTAATCTTGCGATATACTTTTCTTTATTAGCTTCACAGATACAATTAAAGGAAAATAGAGTAAATTTCGACTTTACTCAAGAACATAAATTAGAATATGAAATATTAAGGAAATACATAGATGAATTGAAAGTAAATATATCGTTGTTAATAGATGATGCTTACGAGGTCACTATAAGTTTTTCCGGAGAAAATCCTGAAATTTATAAAGTATATGAAGAAAGTCCTAAATATAAAGAAAAACCTCTTTTTTAG
- a CDS encoding radical SAM protein: MSKMNFINKIFSHIYVEVESLKYQKTYEILNKFKQSKVVYIDNYKELFSRKNQNPTIQKISPSLIIAVKQNEFIYQGSRMCQDFDQDNFYYTNFILNCLFECDYCYLKGMNLSSNIVFFVNLEDYFREIKQLTAEDKKIYLSISYDSDILLFDGILDFLEDWMDFAYHNPKVTIEIRTKSSTFKKFFYSQPIKNLIISSSILPQSIIDKYEKNTPNLEKRLNAVSKLINLGWKINLAIDPVIYDKDAWQNEYQEFFDTLSKKVDLEKVNAITIGTFRIPTNYLKRLKKFSFSPIAFYTYQTDAEVASYPKEIKNQMIDFIKTQLETRIKDIKIYII; the protein is encoded by the coding sequence ATGTCAAAAATGAATTTTATAAATAAAATATTTTCTCATATATATGTTGAAGTAGAATCTTTAAAATATCAAAAAACCTATGAAATTTTAAATAAGTTCAAACAAAGTAAAGTTGTTTACATAGATAATTATAAAGAACTATTCTCACGGAAAAATCAAAATCCTACCATTCAAAAAATATCTCCATCTTTAATTATTGCTGTAAAACAAAATGAGTTCATATATCAAGGTTCCCGAATGTGTCAGGATTTTGATCAAGATAATTTCTACTATACTAATTTTATTCTGAATTGCTTATTTGAATGTGATTATTGTTATCTTAAAGGGATGAACTTATCTTCTAATATCGTATTTTTTGTAAATTTAGAAGATTATTTTAGAGAAATAAAGCAATTAACAGCTGAAGATAAAAAAATTTATTTAAGCATATCTTATGATTCAGATATACTATTATTCGACGGAATCTTAGATTTTTTGGAAGATTGGATGGATTTTGCTTACCATAACCCCAAAGTTACAATAGAGATTAGAACCAAAAGTTCTACCTTTAAAAAATTTTTTTACAGCCAACCCATAAAGAATTTAATAATATCTTCGAGTATCTTACCTCAATCTATTATAGATAAATATGAAAAAAATACCCCAAATTTAGAAAAAAGATTAAACGCTGTTTCAAAGCTTATCAATTTAGGATGGAAAATAAACTTAGCTATCGATCCTGTTATCTATGATAAAGATGCTTGGCAAAATGAATATCAGGAATTTTTTGATACTCTTTCAAAGAAAGTTGACTTGGAAAAAGTTAATGCAATAACTATCGGAACTTTTAGAATACCTACTAATTATTTGAAAAGACTAAAAAAGTTTTCTTTTTCACCTATAGCGTTTTATACTTATCAAACAGATGCAGAAGTAGCTTCTTATCCTAAAGAAATAAAAAATCAGATGATAGATTTTATAAAAACTCAGTTAGAAACAAGAATTAAAGATATAAAAATATATATTATTTGA
- a CDS encoding metallophosphoesterase family protein produces MKKKFLSLFFVLLSLFAITFGEAPLVSTIDLDETTTPRQIGLAMTSNPQTNININWTTLNTSLTNPKVLVWEKGTDESTAKTFCANVEKREVINSTIPGVKEKNFYSATIYNLKPGTEYNYRVGVEEAMSEVKSFKTAQVSNEEFTFLYFADPQMSGAHAKGWHAIQDIAKEMYPNAEFIYIAGDLTNTANDEGQWESFFNQPGNAQYNTKFDGNLIQELPVAATMGNHDGANAGIGGITSHFTWDSEVEGVPLTYAFSYGPARFIILNTQYNVLDSQQQFAQTEFLKKEVAEAKALGQWTIVGWHKPIYTGANHLDDSDVVASRKYWSSVLARLGVDVVLSGHDHVMSRGFVKEDGTKEDVTIKVYDRIYAAPQPDHAPLHYVATTGSTLKFYAPITSNEWIDENDPISPDFGFLDLNSSLPAGHPLNPLGPCTNDDLDGVDPNYIRYPTFVAVTISPNQIKLEAYFTGFDSNTNTILKDTFLYDSLTVQRDGVSKGIEYTTPQLKRLAVSLTTNKFTKIDQSAKINVRGKDYLENELNLSSFNVSYKTDSEEFINVSNDGVVTVKKMPQENKTVKVWVEASNKEKTVRSDKLTITLEPASK; encoded by the coding sequence GTGAAAAAGAAATTTTTATCGCTGTTTTTTGTTTTACTTTCTTTGTTTGCTATAACTTTTGGTGAAGCACCTTTAGTCTCAACTATTGATTTAGATGAAACAACTACACCAAGGCAGATAGGTTTAGCTATGACAAGTAACCCACAAACCAATATAAACATAAACTGGACAACACTAAATACTTCGTTAACTAATCCAAAAGTATTAGTTTGGGAAAAAGGTACAGATGAAAGTACAGCAAAAACTTTTTGTGCAAACGTTGAGAAAAGAGAAGTAATAAATTCAACAATACCTGGTGTAAAAGAAAAAAATTTCTATTCGGCTACCATTTACAACTTGAAACCAGGTACAGAATACAATTATCGCGTGGGTGTTGAGGAAGCTATGAGTGAAGTAAAGAGTTTTAAAACTGCTCAGGTAAGTAACGAAGAGTTTACATTTCTTTACTTTGCAGATCCTCAAATGAGTGGTGCACATGCAAAAGGCTGGCATGCTATACAAGATATTGCAAAAGAAATGTATCCAAATGCAGAATTTATATATATAGCTGGTGATTTAACGAACACAGCAAATGATGAAGGCCAATGGGAAAGTTTTTTCAACCAACCAGGCAATGCTCAATACAACACAAAGTTCGATGGAAATCTTATTCAAGAATTACCTGTAGCGGCCACAATGGGAAATCATGACGGTGCGAATGCTGGAATCGGAGGAATTACAAGCCATTTTACTTGGGACAGTGAAGTTGAAGGTGTACCATTAACGTACGCATTTTCATATGGACCAGCTCGCTTTATTATACTCAATACTCAATATAATGTTTTGGATTCTCAACAACAATTTGCTCAAACTGAATTTCTAAAAAAGGAAGTAGCTGAAGCAAAAGCTTTAGGTCAATGGACTATAGTAGGATGGCATAAACCAATCTACACTGGCGCAAATCATTTAGATGACAGTGATGTCGTAGCAAGTAGAAAATATTGGAGTTCAGTTTTAGCGAGATTAGGAGTAGACGTTGTATTATCAGGTCACGACCATGTTATGAGCAGAGGTTTTGTAAAGGAAGATGGAACAAAAGAAGATGTAACAATAAAAGTTTACGATAGAATATATGCTGCTCCTCAACCTGATCATGCTCCACTTCATTATGTTGCTACTACAGGAAGTACTTTAAAATTCTATGCTCCAATTACCAGCAACGAATGGATAGATGAAAATGATCCTATTTCTCCTGATTTTGGTTTCCTTGATCTCAATTCTTCTTTGCCAGCAGGTCATCCACTAAATCCATTAGGACCTTGTACAAACGACGATTTAGATGGAGTAGATCCAAATTATATACGATATCCAACCTTTGTTGCTGTAACAATATCACCCAATCAAATTAAGTTAGAAGCTTATTTTACAGGGTTTGATAGTAATACTAATACAATTCTTAAAGATACTTTTCTTTACGATAGTTTAACAGTCCAAAGAGATGGAGTTTCTAAGGGGATAGAATATACTACTCCTCAATTAAAAAGATTAGCTGTATCTTTAACCACAAACAAATTTACTAAAATTGATCAATCAGCTAAGATTAACGTTAGAGGAAAAGATTATTTGGAAAACGAATTGAATCTTTCATCTTTCAACGTAAGTTATAAAACTGATTCAGAAGAATTTATCAATGTTTCAAATGATGGCGTTGTAACGGTTAAAAAGATGCCTCAAGAAAATAAAACAGTAAAAGTTTGGGTTGAAGCTTCAAATAAAGAAAAAACAGTTAGAAGCGATAAACTAACCATAACTTTAGAACCCGCTTCTAAATAA
- the speE gene encoding polyamine aminopropyltransferase, whose amino-acid sequence MILSNKEKFPHVFFNEYDKVNRCGVFTEIDRIIYSEETPYQNIDIYETPAFGKLFALDGVIMTRDLDEYIYHEMISHVPLFLHREPKNVLVIGGGDGGTVREVLKHPSVEKVMLCEIDKTVIEAAKKYLTNISYELNNPKVEIYYEDGSKFVSNFTNYFDVIIVDSTDPMEGEGKSLFTKDFYRHCFEALKEDGVFSAETEEPFLKKEWMVKAYNLIKSVFNITKLYMGYVPQYQPGVWTWTFASKNIDPIKDFDSQKVRNFEKELKYYNEEIHVASFSLPNFVKRMIQEI is encoded by the coding sequence ATGATATTGTCAAATAAAGAAAAATTTCCACACGTTTTTTTTAATGAATATGACAAAGTTAATAGATGTGGAGTTTTCACTGAAATTGATAGAATCATATATTCTGAAGAAACTCCTTATCAAAATATTGATATTTATGAAACTCCCGCTTTTGGAAAGTTGTTTGCTTTAGATGGAGTTATTATGACAAGAGATTTGGATGAATATATTTATCATGAAATGATCTCTCACGTTCCTCTGTTTTTGCATAGAGAACCTAAAAATGTATTGGTAATTGGTGGAGGAGATGGCGGAACAGTTAGAGAAGTTTTAAAACATCCTTCAGTTGAAAAAGTTATGCTTTGTGAAATTGATAAAACAGTAATCGAAGCTGCTAAAAAGTATTTGACAAATATTTCATATGAATTAAATAATCCAAAAGTAGAAATATATTATGAAGATGGAAGTAAGTTTGTTTCTAATTTTACAAATTACTTTGATGTAATAATAGTAGATTCCACCGATCCTATGGAAGGAGAAGGAAAGAGTCTTTTTACGAAAGACTTTTATAGACATTGCTTTGAAGCTCTTAAAGAAGACGGCGTATTTTCGGCAGAAACCGAAGAACCTTTTTTAAAAAAAGAATGGATGGTTAAAGCTTATAATCTTATAAAATCAGTATTTAATATTACTAAATTATACATGGGATATGTTCCACAATATCAACCCGGTGTGTGGACGTGGACTTTTGCCTCGAAAAATATAGATCCTATTAAGGATTTTGATTCTCAAAAGGTAAGAAATTTTGAAAAAGAATTAAAATATTATAACGAAGAAATTCATGTGGCTTCATTTTCTCTTCCAAACTTTGTAAAAAGAATGATCCAAGAAATTTAA
- the speD gene encoding adenosylmethionine decarboxylase translates to MAKSLGRHLIAELYECDEEILNSVEEIEYYMKEAAIKSGATIVTSTFHRFLPHGISGAVIVSESHLAIHTWPEYKYASVDIYTCGESVNPWIAFEYLKEAFKSKRQDVSEYKRGIFEAIGISENSLHKVEVK, encoded by the coding sequence ATGGCAAAATCTTTAGGAAGACATTTAATAGCAGAATTGTATGAATGTGATGAAGAAATTTTGAATAGTGTAGAAGAAATAGAATATTATATGAAGGAAGCGGCTATTAAATCAGGGGCAACAATTGTAACTTCGACTTTTCATAGATTTTTGCCTCACGGCATTAGTGGTGCGGTAATAGTTTCAGAATCCCATTTAGCTATTCATACATGGCCTGAATATAAGTATGCATCAGTTGATATTTATACTTGTGGTGAATCTGTAAATCCTTGGATAGCCTTTGAATATTTAAAGGAAGCTTTTAAATCTAAAAGACAAGATGTTTCTGAGTACAAAAGAGGGATTTTTGAAGCTATAGGTATTTCGGAAAATTCTTTACATAAGGTTGAGGTGAAATGA
- a CDS encoding helix-turn-helix domain-containing protein, whose translation MKIGEKIKSLRIMRNMTQEELAVKSDLTRGFISQVERDLTSPTLENLEMILRALGTDLKDFFSNLENKEKVVFTKEDRIPIYDTPEGVYEELLLTASEPKNIEPSLIILDPCKATKVEKSHEGIEFGYVIEGEIELYLNKEVYIVDSEECFFYSSNRKHFIKNKSKTKKAKVIWIEIY comes from the coding sequence ATGAAGATTGGGGAAAAAATAAAAAGTTTAAGAATAATGAGGAATATGACTCAAGAAGAATTAGCTGTTAAATCAGATTTAACGAGAGGATTTATCTCACAGGTAGAAAGAGATTTAACTTCACCCACGTTAGAAAACTTAGAAATGATTCTTAGAGCACTTGGAACAGATTTAAAAGATTTTTTTTCAAATCTTGAGAATAAAGAAAAAGTAGTATTTACTAAAGAAGATAGGATACCGATATATGATACTCCCGAAGGAGTTTACGAAGAATTACTTTTAACGGCAAGCGAACCTAAAAATATAGAACCATCTTTGATAATATTGGATCCATGTAAAGCAACAAAAGTTGAAAAATCACATGAAGGAATAGAATTTGGTTATGTAATCGAAGGTGAAATAGAACTTTATCTCAATAAAGAGGTATACATTGTCGATAGCGAGGAATGTTTTTTCTATTCTTCAAATAGAAAACATTTCATCAAAAACAAGAGCAAAACGAAAAAAGCAAAAGTTATCTGGATAGAAATATATTAA
- a CDS encoding rod shape-determining protein, whose amino-acid sequence MRSYVRSYLGIDLGTANTLVYIKGKGIVLNEPSVIAINKDTQEILHVGIEAKKMIGKTPANIVAIRPLKEGVIADYNVAVTMLKYFINASLGGFNVLKPVVVIGIPTDATEVERGALREAAIDAGAGKAFLIEEAMATAIGAGLDIEEPTGNMIVDIGGGTTEIAVISLGNIVVSKSIRVAGDQMDQAIMDFIKNRYNIIVGEKTSEKIKIEIGNVFESSEYDKLAMEVIGLDVLTGLPKTIHITGYEIRQAMKPAISKIIENIKIAIEETPPELLYDIVNRGIFLAGGGAMIKGLKELIETEVLIRVVIADDPTTCVARGAGMVLDKVNILKSLYQNK is encoded by the coding sequence ATGAGATCCTACGTTAGAAGTTACCTGGGTATTGATCTGGGAACTGCCAACACCTTAGTATACATAAAAGGAAAAGGAATTGTTTTGAACGAACCTTCTGTAATTGCTATAAACAAAGATACTCAAGAAATTCTTCATGTTGGAATAGAAGCAAAAAAAATGATTGGTAAAACTCCCGCCAATATTGTAGCAATAAGACCTTTAAAAGAGGGAGTAATAGCAGATTATAATGTTGCTGTAACCATGTTAAAATATTTTATTAATGCATCGCTTGGTGGTTTTAATGTCCTAAAACCGGTTGTTGTCATAGGTATACCAACAGATGCCACAGAAGTGGAAAGAGGTGCTTTAAGAGAAGCTGCCATCGATGCAGGTGCTGGTAAAGCATTTTTAATAGAAGAAGCTATGGCTACTGCTATTGGAGCTGGATTAGACATTGAAGAACCTACTGGAAATATGATAGTTGATATAGGTGGAGGTACCACAGAAATTGCCGTAATTTCACTTGGAAATATTGTAGTATCTAAATCCATAAGAGTAGCTGGTGATCAAATGGACCAAGCAATTATGGATTTCATTAAGAATCGATATAATATTATAGTAGGTGAAAAAACTTCCGAAAAGATTAAAATTGAAATAGGAAACGTTTTTGAAAGTAGTGAATACGACAAACTTGCAATGGAAGTAATTGGTTTAGATGTTTTAACTGGTTTACCAAAAACCATTCATATTACTGGTTACGAAATAAGGCAAGCAATGAAACCAGCCATTTCAAAAATAATAGAAAATATAAAAATTGCTATTGAAGAAACTCCTCCTGAATTACTATATGATATTGTAAATAGAGGCATATTTTTAGCAGGGGGTGGAGCAATGATTAAGGGGCTTAAAGAATTGATAGAAACAGAAGTTTTAATTAGAGTAGTAATTGCAGATGACCCAACAACTTGCGTTGCAAGGGGAGCGGGAATGGTTCTAGATAAAGTAAATATTTTAAAAAGTCTTTACCAAAATAAATAA
- a CDS encoding penicillin-binding transpeptidase domain-containing protein, with translation MKENRAKLLFYIFIISISLLFLRAFQIQIVNWEKYTIEVQNLGTRITTEVPQRGNIYDRNGKLLAWDEKVYRIDNINGPLSEKTEKELYMILKDVLDNPYSVIDRLNFQKKATLDINSIVAQKIANIDKNLKVQEKYIRKYAHESLYHILGYVDNEGNARTGLELVYDELLSGKVGFNMINISSNQGKTNTITKSPSIKGHDIYLTLDIDLQIKAYNYLKETNNTGTILLSNPNTGEILVLVSYPSPNPNLFSQGMTTLEFQRILNDRNKPLINRAISASYPPGSIIKPFIAYVALEAGISPDKTIYSTGRYDLKNSDGRVIASYYDWNVLGHGETNLVKSLTASVNSYYYWLGEQLGIEYLVDYADKFDLVDKTGIEIPNEKIGLFPGPQWKAENYGNVWYPGETLLSYIGQAYINMTPAQVLRMYNIFATKGDYYEFHLFQKAQDTFGNVLMEKNPILKNSYKMEEDYLKYIYEGMIKVTTYQGKDSSDQGTAYESFKDFPLTVAGKTGTAEVGGGKLSHSWFAGFLPANNPQYSIVVFVENGGMGSTKAAPIARKVLDDLIESYF, from the coding sequence ATGAAAGAGAATAGAGCTAAACTTTTATTCTATATTTTCATAATTAGTATATCGTTATTATTTCTAAGAGCCTTTCAAATACAAATCGTTAACTGGGAAAAGTATACGATAGAAGTTCAAAACTTAGGTACCAGAATAACAACAGAAGTGCCGCAAAGAGGTAATATATATGATAGAAACGGTAAATTATTGGCATGGGATGAAAAGGTATACAGAATAGATAACATTAACGGCCCATTATCAGAAAAAACCGAAAAAGAACTCTATATGATATTAAAGGATGTTTTAGACAACCCTTATAGTGTAATAGATAGATTGAATTTTCAAAAAAAAGCCACCTTAGATATAAACTCAATTGTGGCTCAAAAAATTGCAAATATAGACAAAAATCTTAAAGTACAAGAAAAGTATATTAGAAAATATGCACATGAATCTCTATATCATATTTTAGGATATGTAGACAATGAGGGAAATGCAAGAACTGGTTTAGAACTGGTATACGACGAATTATTGAGTGGTAAAGTAGGATTTAATATGATAAACATTTCATCAAATCAAGGTAAAACAAATACTATAACAAAAAGTCCTTCAATAAAAGGCCATGATATATACTTAACTCTGGATATAGATTTACAAATAAAAGCTTATAATTATTTGAAAGAAACAAACAATACAGGCACAATTTTGCTTTCAAATCCAAATACAGGAGAAATTCTTGTATTAGTGAGTTACCCTTCACCAAATCCTAATCTTTTTTCCCAAGGAATGACTACCTTAGAATTTCAAAGAATCTTGAATGATCGAAACAAACCTTTGATTAATAGAGCTATTTCTGCATCCTATCCACCAGGTTCCATAATTAAACCTTTTATTGCATACGTTGCTCTTGAGGCAGGTATATCTCCAGATAAAACTATTTATTCCACAGGAAGGTACGATTTAAAAAATTCCGATGGTAGAGTAATTGCATCTTATTATGACTGGAATGTATTGGGCCATGGTGAAACTAATTTGGTAAAATCTTTAACTGCGTCTGTAAATAGCTATTATTATTGGTTAGGAGAGCAATTGGGTATAGAATATTTGGTAGACTATGCCGATAAGTTTGATTTGGTAGATAAAACTGGGATAGAAATTCCCAACGAAAAAATTGGTCTTTTCCCTGGTCCACAGTGGAAAGCTGAAAATTATGGAAATGTATGGTATCCTGGAGAAACGTTACTAAGCTATATTGGTCAGGCTTATATAAATATGACTCCTGCACAAGTTCTCAGAATGTATAATATTTTTGCTACTAAAGGAGATTATTATGAATTTCATCTATTTCAAAAAGCACAGGATACTTTTGGCAATGTATTGATGGAAAAAAATCCAATCCTAAAGAATTCTTATAAAATGGAAGAAGACTATCTGAAATATATCTATGAAGGCATGATTAAAGTTACTACCTATCAAGGAAAAGATTCAAGCGATCAAGGAACTGCCTATGAATCTTTTAAAGATTTCCCTTTAACGGTAGCAGGAAAAACAGGTACTGCGGAAGTGGGAGGCGGCAAACTTTCTCATTCCTGGTTTGCAGGCTTTTTACCAGCAAACAATCCTCAATACTCAATTGTAGTTTTTGTAGAAAATGGTGGTATGGGATCTACAAAAGCTGCTCCAATAGCAAGGAAAGTATTAGATGATTTAATAGAAAGTTATTTTTAA
- a CDS encoding inositol monophosphatase → MLNKEIEEIKKIVLSAGEKLKQWSLEGFKVNSKKSRTDLVTDVDYQVQEYLINEINKTFSNNYFLAEESSYSSIPTEDKYWVIDPIDGTVNFSRGLPEHCISVAYVEKGDPTLGILYAPFMNLFYFAQKSKGAYLNDERLNPHWSKSFDNAMLSMGNKRGKTHLYFKALEEKVMRIRLFGTAALQIGYVASGFLDAFISIGSHPWDVAAGYLILKEAGGKILSFKGENTDIFCSNSVFCNPYISEKLVDIVGKIEN, encoded by the coding sequence TTGTTAAATAAAGAAATCGAAGAAATAAAAAAAATAGTTTTATCTGCAGGAGAAAAATTAAAGCAGTGGAGCTTAGAGGGCTTTAAAGTTAATTCCAAAAAATCAAGAACTGATCTTGTGACAGATGTAGATTATCAAGTTCAAGAATACTTAATAAATGAAATCAATAAAACCTTTTCTAATAATTATTTCTTAGCAGAAGAATCTAGTTATTCTTCAATACCAACTGAAGATAAATATTGGGTAATAGATCCCATTGATGGAACTGTAAATTTTTCACGTGGCTTACCAGAGCATTGTATTTCTGTAGCTTATGTTGAAAAAGGAGACCCCACCTTAGGAATATTATATGCACCTTTTATGAACCTTTTTTATTTTGCTCAAAAAAGTAAGGGTGCATATTTAAATGATGAAAGACTTAATCCACATTGGAGTAAAAGTTTTGACAATGCAATGCTTTCTATGGGTAATAAACGTGGAAAAACTCATCTCTACTTTAAGGCTTTAGAAGAAAAGGTCATGAGAATTCGATTGTTTGGAACAGCCGCTTTACAAATTGGATATGTAGCTTCAGGATTTTTAGATGCCTTTATCTCTATTGGTTCTCATCCATGGGATGTAGCAGCTGGATATCTAATTTTAAAAGAAGCAGGTGGAAAAATACTAAGTTTCAAAGGTGAAAATACCGATATATTTTGTTCAAATTCGGTTTTTTGCAATCCATATATATCCGAAAAATTAGTTGATATTGTAGGTAAGATAGAAAATTAA